Sequence from the Chthonomonas sp. genome:
CTGATCGAAGCCATGAAGGTCTTCAACGAGATCACCGCCACCGCCAGCGGCACAGTGCTGGCGACGCCTGCCGAGAATGGTCAGCTCGTGCAGCCCGGCGACACGCTCATCACCGTCGGCTAATGGCGACGCGACTCGGCCTCCTCGGATTCGGAACCGTCGGTGCCGGTGTATGGGACATGATCCTGCGTCAAGGCTACGCAGATTCGCTCACAATCGGCTCGATCGGAGTCCGCGATACGAGCAAGCCCCGCACTGCACCCGCTGAGCTATTCACCACGGACCTTGCGCGGGTCGTTGAAGATTGCGATGTGGTCGTCGAGGTGATGGGCGGTTTAGACCCAGCCTTTGACCTCCTCGCTCAGGCCTCCCGTGCGGGCAAGCCCATCGTCACCGCAAACAAGGAGCTTATGGCCAAACGCGGTCATGAGCTTTTTGCCATGGGAGCGGCACCCATCCGTTTTGAAGCGGCGGTGGGAGGGGCGATCCCCGTCGTCGGCACCGTTGCGCGGAGCATCGAGCCGCACCAGATCCAACGGATCGTCGGCGTTCTGAACGGCACTTCGAACTACATCTTGAACCAGATGCGCGAGTTGGGAATCTCATTCGGCGAAGCTCTCGCGGAGGCCCAAGCTCTGGGCTACGCCGAAGCGGACCCGACCCACGACGTAGACGGCTACGACTCGCTGTTCAAGATTGCCATTCTCAGCGCTTTGGTGACCGGCAAGCGACCCAACCTCGATGCGGCTACTCGTCAAGGAATCCGTGAAGTCTCATCGCAGAACATCGCCGACGCTGAGGCCGTCGGTGGTCGGTGGCGACTCGTCGCTTCCGCCCGCTTTGCCGGGACGGCTGTTTCGCTGGAAGTGCGCCCGAAACTGGTCGGGCCTGCCCACCCGCTCTTCGAACTGCCCGGAGGGACAAACTCCGTCATGATCAGAGGAACCCACAGCGGCGACGTGAGTCTTCGCGGCCCAGGTGCAGGCGCGGGTCCCACCGCCAGCGCGGTCCTTGGCGACATCCTGGAAATCGTGCGGGATCCGCATCAACTTCGTCGGGAATGGTCCGTGAACCATGCGCCTGCGGTCCCAGAGGGTCCCGGCCCCTCGGACGAGCTCGGTGCACACTTTGCATCGGATGTGCTTTGGGAGGATTAACCCTTGGTTGTTGTAGAGAACTTGTCAAAAAACTTCGCTGATCCCAAGAAGGGGGTCGTTCGAGCGGTTCAAGACGTTTCGTTCGTCGCCAAACCGGGTCAGACCTTTGGATTGCTCGGCGCGAACGGCGCGGGAAAGACCACCACGCTGCGGATGCTCAGCACGGTGATCCAGCCAACATCGGGCTCGGCTACGGTGAACGGTTTCGATGTCGTCCGCGATTCCAGATCCGTACGAGCCAACATCGGTTTCCTTTCCACATCGACGGCCCTCTACCAGCGCCTGAACCCGGTCGAGATGCTTCGCTATTTCGGCGAACTCTACGGCATGAGCAAGGCCGACACCGAGCGCCGGATTGAGGAGATCGTGGCCAAGCTGAACATCGGTGAGTTTATGGATCGGCTGTGCGATAAGCTCTCAACCGGTCAGAAGCAGCGCGTCAGCATCGCCCGAGCGATCCTGCACGATCCCCCCATCTTGTTCTTCGACGAGCCG
This genomic interval carries:
- a CDS encoding homoserine dehydrogenase; this translates as MATRLGLLGFGTVGAGVWDMILRQGYADSLTIGSIGVRDTSKPRTAPAELFTTDLARVVEDCDVVVEVMGGLDPAFDLLAQASRAGKPIVTANKELMAKRGHELFAMGAAPIRFEAAVGGAIPVVGTVARSIEPHQIQRIVGVLNGTSNYILNQMRELGISFGEALAEAQALGYAEADPTHDVDGYDSLFKIAILSALVTGKRPNLDAATRQGIREVSSQNIADAEAVGGRWRLVASARFAGTAVSLEVRPKLVGPAHPLFELPGGTNSVMIRGTHSGDVSLRGPGAGAGPTASAVLGDILEIVRDPHQLRREWSVNHAPAVPEGPGPSDELGAHFASDVLWED
- a CDS encoding ATP-binding cassette domain-containing protein, with product MSKNFADPKKGVVRAVQDVSFVAKPGQTFGLLGANGAGKTTTLRMLSTVIQPTSGSATVNGFDVVRDSRSVRANIGFLSTSTALYQRLNPVEMLRYFGELYGMSKADTERRIEEIVAKLNIGEFMDRLCDKLSTGQKQRVSIARAILHDPPILFFDEPTAGLDVVTSQTILEFIEDCRNSGKTVIFSTHIMAETERLCDHVAVIHEGKMRAQGTVEGLKAEYQAESFEQAFLKIVDYRSEVNA